In Pseudoxanthomonas indica, the following are encoded in one genomic region:
- a CDS encoding HK97-gp10 family putative phage morphogenesis protein, which yields MDSSRPVQGLDGLLDAMRQLPAEIVSKNGGPARVALARGARRVRDEVRANAPERSGFLKKQIVTLRSPRPQAYGGSELYSVGVRGGARAKYANTKRNRRKGRVGKTYEKPSNAFYWRFQEFGVPSRNIQPLAFFRRAIRKLADPVIDQFAADLRKALDRIARKLRRA from the coding sequence ATGGACAGTAGCCGCCCCGTCCAAGGGCTTGACGGGCTCCTGGACGCGATGCGGCAGCTTCCGGCCGAGATAGTGTCCAAGAACGGCGGCCCGGCCCGTGTTGCCCTCGCACGGGGCGCCAGGAGGGTCCGTGATGAAGTGCGGGCAAATGCGCCGGAGCGGTCGGGCTTCCTGAAGAAGCAGATCGTGACGCTTCGCAGTCCGCGCCCCCAGGCCTACGGCGGAAGCGAGCTGTATTCGGTGGGTGTCAGAGGCGGGGCGCGGGCGAAGTACGCCAACACGAAGAGGAACCGCAGGAAGGGGCGAGTCGGCAAGACGTACGAAAAACCCTCAAACGCCTTCTACTGGCGGTTCCAGGAATTCGGCGTCCCGTCGCGGAACATCCAGCCGCTTGCCTTCTTCCGTCGGGCCATCCGCAAGCTGGCCGACCCGGTGATCGATCAATTCGCGGCCGACCTGCGCAAGGCGCTGGACCGGATCGCGCGCAAGCTCAGGAGAGCGTGA
- a CDS encoding phage head closure protein, whose product MSAGKYRHLIRLQAKVDATEGPLGPMPGAWADWEPEPGQGADIPAEVVPLSGRDFIAAGEKQSEVSARIEIRWVPGVLDTMRVQFDGAPYAIVAVLPDPTARRHLTLMLSKGVTDGQ is encoded by the coding sequence ATGAGCGCGGGAAAGTACCGGCACCTGATCCGGCTGCAGGCAAAGGTCGACGCCACCGAAGGCCCGCTTGGCCCGATGCCCGGCGCCTGGGCGGATTGGGAGCCGGAACCGGGGCAGGGCGCAGACATTCCGGCTGAGGTCGTGCCGCTGTCGGGGCGTGACTTCATCGCGGCCGGAGAGAAGCAGTCTGAGGTATCGGCCCGCATTGAAATTCGCTGGGTGCCGGGGGTGCTAGACACCATGCGCGTCCAGTTCGACGGCGCGCCCTACGCGATCGTGGCAGTGCTCCCTGACCCAACCGCGCGCCGACACCTCACGCTGATGTTGAGCAAGGGTGTAACGGATGGACAGTAG